A window of the Paraburkholderia sp. ZP32-5 genome harbors these coding sequences:
- a CDS encoding OsmC family protein: MKRKASAVWQGDLQQGKGSISTDSGVLKDTQYSFSTRFADGIGTNPEELIAAAHAGCFSMALSAELGKAGITPERIGTTATVTLDKDGGGFSITAVHLDVAVKIPGGNKAAFDKATADAKAGCPVSKVLNATITMDAKLET, encoded by the coding sequence ATGAAGCGCAAGGCATCGGCAGTCTGGCAAGGCGACCTGCAACAAGGCAAGGGCTCGATTTCCACCGACAGCGGCGTCCTGAAGGACACGCAGTATTCGTTTTCGACGCGCTTCGCGGACGGCATCGGCACGAATCCGGAAGAGTTGATTGCGGCCGCGCACGCGGGATGTTTCTCGATGGCGCTATCGGCGGAACTCGGCAAGGCGGGCATCACGCCCGAGCGGATCGGCACGACGGCTACCGTCACGCTCGACAAGGACGGCGGTGGCTTTTCGATCACCGCCGTGCATCTCGACGTGGCCGTGAAGATTCCTGGTGGCAACAAGGCGGCATTCGACAAGGCCACCGCCGATGCGAAGGCCGGTTGCCCGGTGTCGAAGGTGCTGAACGCGACGATCACGATGGATGCGAAGCTCGAAACCTGA
- a CDS encoding DUF4148 domain-containing protein, with protein MTAPRNISDPPTREPSPHYFKTSNDLSPASRFFTDRAANRLRFNRSAHELHRRSSPKSKLEVIMKSLLSAVVIASALIVPAVSFAQQANAPVTRAQVRAELVAAQKAGLLNQNDINYPKAMPQDSTTVVASAQGAQDIGGVKASSSDAGAPTSVQQRLFSTYRGN; from the coding sequence GTGACAGCGCCGCGAAACATAAGCGACCCGCCGACGCGCGAACCATCGCCGCACTATTTCAAAACGAGCAACGATCTTTCACCGGCAAGCCGCTTTTTTACCGACCGCGCAGCAAATAGACTTCGCTTCAACAGATCGGCACACGAGCTTCACCGCCGATCCAGCCCAAAATCGAAACTGGAGGTCATCATGAAATCGCTTCTTTCGGCAGTCGTTATTGCATCCGCTCTCATCGTTCCGGCGGTGTCGTTCGCCCAGCAGGCCAACGCTCCGGTCACGCGCGCTCAGGTGCGCGCCGAACTGGTGGCCGCGCAAAAAGCCGGGCTCCTGAATCAGAACGACATCAACTATCCGAAGGCTATGCCGCAAGATTCGACGACCGTGGTTGCTTCGGCGCAAGGTGCGCAAGATATCGGCGGCGTGAAGGCTAGCTCGTCGGACGCGGGTGCGCCGACTTCGGTGCAACAACGCCTGTTCTCGACGTATCGCGGTAACTAA
- a CDS encoding aspartate aminotransferase family protein: MSTIFHRSPKLTLPVAVAGDGIEIIDSTGKRYIDASGGAAVSCLGHSNQRVIDAIRRQAQQLPYAHTSFFTTAPAEELADRLVASAPAGLEHVYFVSGGSEAIEAALKLARQYFVEKGETQRRHFIARRQSYHGNTLGALAIGGNAWRREPFLPILIEAHHVSPCYAYREQRADETEEAFAQRLADELEQKILELGPDTVAAFVAETVVGATAGAVPPVREYFRKIRAVCDRYGVLLILDEIMSGMGRTGYLFACEEDGVAPDLLTIAKGLGAGYQAIGATLVSDRIYQTIVNGSGFFQHGHTYIGHATACAAALEVQRVIAEEQLLSNVQARGEQLRGRLREHYAQHPHIGDVRGRGLFVGVELVKDRASKAPFDAKLKLNAAIKREAFARGLMVYPMGGTVDGKSGDHVLLAPPFICTARDIDEIVSRLSDAIGAALAAVPAAA, encoded by the coding sequence ACCATTTTTCATCGCTCTCCGAAGCTGACGCTGCCGGTCGCCGTCGCGGGTGACGGCATCGAGATCATCGATTCCACCGGCAAGCGATATATCGATGCATCGGGCGGCGCCGCCGTCTCATGTCTCGGTCACAGCAATCAGCGCGTGATCGATGCGATCCGGCGTCAGGCGCAGCAGCTGCCGTACGCGCACACGTCGTTCTTCACGACCGCGCCGGCCGAGGAACTGGCTGACCGGCTGGTCGCGAGCGCGCCGGCCGGACTCGAGCACGTGTACTTCGTGTCGGGTGGCTCCGAGGCGATCGAAGCAGCGCTGAAACTCGCGCGGCAGTATTTCGTCGAGAAGGGCGAAACGCAGCGCCGCCATTTCATCGCGCGGCGTCAGAGCTATCACGGCAACACGCTCGGCGCGCTCGCGATCGGCGGCAATGCGTGGCGCCGCGAGCCGTTTCTGCCGATTCTGATCGAAGCGCATCATGTGAGCCCGTGCTACGCGTATCGCGAGCAACGCGCGGACGAAACCGAAGAAGCGTTCGCGCAGCGTCTTGCCGACGAACTCGAACAGAAGATCCTCGAACTCGGGCCGGACACGGTGGCGGCGTTCGTCGCGGAAACGGTGGTCGGCGCAACGGCCGGCGCGGTGCCGCCGGTGCGCGAGTATTTCCGCAAGATCCGCGCGGTGTGCGACCGTTACGGCGTGCTGCTGATTCTCGACGAGATCATGTCCGGCATGGGCCGCACCGGCTATCTGTTTGCGTGCGAGGAAGATGGCGTAGCGCCGGATCTGCTGACGATCGCGAAGGGGCTCGGCGCCGGCTACCAGGCGATCGGCGCGACGCTGGTCAGCGATCGCATCTATCAGACGATCGTCAACGGCTCGGGCTTCTTTCAGCATGGCCACACCTATATCGGTCATGCCACCGCCTGTGCGGCGGCGCTCGAAGTGCAGCGCGTGATCGCCGAAGAACAGCTATTGTCGAACGTGCAGGCGCGCGGCGAGCAGTTGCGCGGCCGGCTGCGCGAGCACTACGCGCAGCATCCGCATATCGGCGACGTGCGCGGGCGGGGGCTGTTCGTCGGCGTTGAACTGGTGAAGGATCGCGCGAGCAAGGCACCGTTCGACGCGAAGCTGAAACTGAACGCGGCGATCAAGCGTGAAGCGTTCGCGCGCGGTCTGATGGTGTATCCGATGGGCGGGACTGTCGACGGCAAGAGCGGCGACCATGTGCTGCTCGCGCCGCCGTTCATCTGCACGGCACGCGACATCGACGAGATCGTCAGCCGTCTGAGCGATGCGATCGGCGCCGCGCTTGCCGCCGTACCCGCTGCCGCCTGA
- a CDS encoding carboxymuconolactone decarboxylase family protein, with amino-acid sequence MTERLPHFDLSTATPEQKIVLDDILSGPRGNLDGPFLGWIHSPELAQHAQRLGAFCRYSTGLPLRLSELAILVTAVRWQAQAEWHIHYPIALQAGVGEADAETIRVGRRPDFADADDALIYDFASELYDTKRVSEATYARAVERFGHQVVINLVGLLGYYALVAMTLNVFDMRALGQQSLPFPE; translated from the coding sequence ATGACCGAGCGTTTGCCTCATTTCGACCTTTCCACCGCGACGCCCGAACAGAAGATCGTGCTCGACGACATCCTGTCCGGCCCGCGCGGCAATCTGGACGGACCGTTTCTTGGCTGGATTCATAGCCCGGAACTGGCCCAGCACGCGCAGCGGCTCGGCGCGTTTTGCCGCTACAGCACCGGCCTGCCGCTGCGGCTATCGGAGCTGGCGATTCTGGTGACAGCGGTGCGCTGGCAGGCACAGGCCGAGTGGCATATCCACTATCCGATCGCGTTGCAGGCGGGCGTCGGCGAAGCGGATGCCGAGACGATACGCGTCGGGCGCCGCCCCGATTTCGCCGATGCCGACGACGCGCTGATCTACGATTTCGCGAGCGAACTGTATGACACGAAGCGCGTGTCGGAGGCGACGTATGCGAGAGCGGTCGAGCGTTTCGGGCATCAGGTCGTCATCAACCTGGTGGGCCTGCTCGGTTATTACGCGCTGGTCGCCATGACGCTGAACGTGTTCGACATGCGCGCGCTGGGGCAGCAGAGTCTGCCGTTTCCCGAATAA